One region of Roseiconus lacunae genomic DNA includes:
- a CDS encoding DEAD/DEAH box helicase encodes MATTKTSATEKKLRSKSRQSSKSKSKKKVNVFHQRLGSLTFHQATQLLGDEGGKLFRQGSRFTEIDPDDVFLGGDLFRVRMLDVEEKYSGADDAPTAAEGYVIVTMTLQSNRSKQLQLNCDHCDGHCHHVGAAFEYLLDAKTVLGLAEPPDESVALEHLTESELLDRAVADRRKRAEEETFRVRTLDSSTPWSDYIVSSYNTGRSYRVALRGTEPFASYCSCPDFRTNGLGTCKHIMHVALKVQKRFGKSKMEEPYVRTHLSLRLHYGDDFGLRFNLPTDPDSATTEIAGDLVDRSTTDVNDVMQRIETIESKGLDLQIYPDAEDYIQRGLICQTMSKRCQEIRRSPETHPLRESLLNATLLPYQLDGIAFAASAGRAILADDMGLGKTIQGIGTAELLAQWADIKRALVVCPASLKSQWREEVHRFSGRSVQLVMGTGAERHQQYATDAFFTVCNYEQVLRDLEPIESVPWDLIILDEGQRIKNWESKTSNVIRSIDSPFRLVLSGTPLENNLGELFTVARFVDENRLGSAFRFFNRHRVVDDKGRTIGYQRLDELRETMRPILLRRTRAEVAKQLPDRIDQVVRVTPTEEQLEIHRGQIQIVAQITSKKYLTEMDLLRLRRALAMARMVCDSTFLVNQQEPEYSSKLEKLSELLTSLISDESRKIVLFSEWKRMLDRVEQRLDRIGCDYVRLDGSVPQKKRPAIVNAFQNDPDCRVILMTNAGSTGLNLQSANTVINCDLPWNPAVLEQRIARAHRMGQKNQVHIYNLVTSDTIEESLLNTLASKQELADASLNIESEIAEVSVTSGTDDLRKRLEKMKLPQFMAPVDESRLAKTEAETKAIAERREVVSKATGDLVGAALNLAGKLLGNPHQKPVDSKTIDDLTSRLSESIDHDSKGRPQLTITLEDESSLRSLATTLATLLDRR; translated from the coding sequence ATGGCCACCACCAAAACCTCTGCGACCGAGAAAAAGCTTCGTTCTAAATCAAGACAATCGTCCAAGTCCAAATCGAAGAAAAAGGTCAACGTCTTTCACCAGCGTCTGGGTTCACTGACCTTTCACCAGGCAACACAATTGCTTGGCGACGAAGGGGGCAAGCTATTTCGACAAGGCAGTCGTTTTACCGAGATCGATCCCGATGATGTCTTCCTGGGTGGTGATTTGTTTCGGGTCAGAATGCTGGACGTGGAAGAGAAATACAGTGGTGCGGATGACGCACCCACTGCCGCCGAGGGCTACGTGATCGTCACGATGACACTTCAGTCCAATCGGTCCAAGCAACTTCAACTCAACTGTGATCATTGCGACGGTCACTGCCATCACGTCGGTGCGGCATTTGAATACCTGTTGGATGCGAAAACGGTGCTTGGCTTAGCCGAACCGCCAGACGAATCGGTAGCACTGGAACACCTCACGGAATCGGAACTGTTGGACCGCGCGGTCGCCGATCGACGCAAACGTGCCGAGGAAGAGACGTTTCGAGTCCGCACGCTCGATTCGTCCACGCCTTGGTCAGACTATATCGTCAGCAGCTACAACACCGGTCGATCGTATCGCGTCGCACTCCGTGGGACGGAGCCATTCGCGTCGTATTGCTCTTGTCCCGACTTTCGAACCAACGGGCTGGGCACTTGCAAACACATCATGCACGTCGCTTTGAAGGTGCAAAAGCGATTCGGCAAATCCAAAATGGAAGAGCCTTATGTGCGGACACATCTCTCACTCCGCCTGCATTATGGCGATGACTTTGGGCTGCGATTTAACCTTCCGACAGACCCTGATTCGGCGACTACCGAGATCGCCGGCGACCTGGTCGATCGCTCGACAACGGACGTCAACGATGTGATGCAGCGAATCGAAACGATCGAGTCCAAAGGATTGGATCTGCAAATCTATCCCGACGCGGAGGACTACATCCAACGTGGATTGATCTGCCAAACAATGTCGAAGCGCTGCCAGGAAATCCGTCGATCGCCGGAAACCCATCCACTGCGTGAGTCGTTGCTGAATGCGACGTTGCTACCGTATCAACTTGACGGAATCGCCTTCGCCGCTTCGGCAGGCCGCGCGATTTTGGCCGATGATATGGGTCTGGGTAAAACGATCCAAGGAATCGGCACTGCCGAGTTGCTGGCGCAATGGGCAGATATTAAACGAGCCTTGGTCGTGTGTCCGGCGTCACTGAAGAGCCAGTGGCGAGAGGAAGTCCACCGATTCAGTGGCCGCAGTGTGCAACTTGTCATGGGCACCGGCGCGGAGCGTCACCAGCAATATGCGACCGACGCCTTCTTCACCGTTTGCAACTATGAACAAGTCCTTCGCGATTTGGAACCCATCGAATCGGTGCCTTGGGATCTAATCATCTTGGATGAAGGCCAACGGATCAAAAACTGGGAATCAAAAACCAGCAATGTCATCCGGTCAATCGACAGTCCATTTCGATTGGTGCTTTCGGGAACACCGCTCGAGAACAATCTGGGTGAACTATTTACGGTCGCTCGATTTGTCGATGAAAACCGGCTCGGTTCCGCCTTCCGATTTTTCAATCGGCACCGCGTCGTCGACGACAAAGGCAGGACCATCGGATATCAACGCCTTGATGAATTGCGGGAAACGATGCGGCCGATCTTGTTGCGACGAACCCGGGCAGAGGTCGCAAAGCAATTGCCCGACCGCATCGACCAAGTGGTCCGGGTCACTCCGACCGAAGAACAGTTGGAGATTCATCGTGGGCAAATCCAAATCGTTGCTCAAATCACCAGCAAAAAATACCTCACCGAAATGGACCTGCTGCGTCTGCGCCGAGCACTCGCGATGGCCAGAATGGTTTGCGACAGTACGTTCTTGGTCAATCAGCAAGAACCGGAGTACAGCAGCAAGCTCGAAAAACTCAGCGAGCTTCTCACTTCATTGATCTCCGACGAGAGTCGTAAAATTGTTCTGTTTTCCGAATGGAAACGTATGCTCGATCGAGTGGAGCAACGGTTGGATCGAATTGGCTGCGACTATGTCCGACTTGACGGGAGCGTTCCACAGAAAAAACGGCCGGCAATCGTCAATGCATTTCAAAATGATCCCGACTGTCGTGTGATCTTGATGACCAATGCGGGAAGCACGGGGCTGAACCTGCAATCGGCGAACACCGTGATCAATTGCGACCTGCCCTGGAATCCGGCGGTCCTGGAACAGCGGATCGCTCGTGCCCACCGAATGGGTCAAAAAAATCAGGTTCACATCTACAATCTTGTGACCTCCGATACGATCGAAGAAAGCTTGCTGAACACCTTGGCGTCCAAGCAAGAACTCGCCGACGCGTCATTAAATATCGAAAGCGAGATCGCCGAAGTCTCGGTGACGAGTGGAACCGATGATCTGCGTAAACGTCTGGAGAAGATGAAACTGCCGCAGTTCATGGCCCCTGTCGACGAAAGCCGATTGGCCAAGACTGAAGCAGAAACCAAAGCGATCGCGGAACGTCGTGAAGTGGTTTCCAAGGCCACCGGTGATCTGGTCGGTGCGGCTCTTAATCTTGCAGGAAAACTGTTGGGAAATCCACATCAGAAGCCAGTCGACTCTAAGACAATCGATGATTTGACGAGTCGACTGAGCGAATCGATTGACCATGATTCCAAAGGCCGACCGCAACTCACGATCACACTCGAAGACGAATCGTCCCTACGTTCGCTGGCAACAACATTAGCAACGCTACTTGATCGCCGATAG
- a CDS encoding DUF1501 domain-containing protein gives MSHPNAFKIRMARRSILQQSACGFAGLAASASASELLYTAAASQSPAAPPKAKRIIFLFMQGGVSQVDSFDYKPELQRRHGKTAAFNDARELARSGTRGTEQRLMQSPWKFQQYGECGRAVSELFPETARHVDDLCFLHGMHTDGVAHGPATLFLHCGSTNFIRPSVGSWIYYGLGAENQDLPGFVTISPSIGNGGPRNYGSAFLPARYQGTPIGSAGKSTLELANLTRQDSNLQRQQEQLQLIERLNEQQALRRGAENSEFEAIAESYRLAWRMQRVGPEILDLNTESKETLAEYGIDQPETRGYGEKCLLARRLCEAGVRFIQVNYGDNSANPAWDQHSNLPKHAEHARAVDRPIAALLADLKRRGLLEDTIVWWGGEFGRTPYSQSNGTGRDHNPGGFTVWLAGGGFRPGIAYGSTDEFGFASVQGKVHMHDLHATLLHQLGLDHEQLTYRHAGRDFRLTDVYGRVISDVLA, from the coding sequence ATGTCGCATCCCAACGCATTCAAAATTCGAATGGCACGCCGCAGCATTTTGCAGCAATCCGCCTGTGGTTTTGCCGGGTTAGCAGCCAGCGCATCGGCGTCTGAACTGCTATATACCGCGGCTGCCTCACAATCGCCGGCCGCCCCTCCCAAAGCGAAACGGATTATCTTCTTATTCATGCAGGGGGGTGTCAGCCAAGTTGACTCGTTCGACTACAAGCCCGAACTTCAACGGCGTCACGGCAAAACAGCCGCGTTCAACGATGCCCGCGAACTGGCACGCAGCGGGACCCGAGGAACCGAACAACGCCTGATGCAGTCACCTTGGAAGTTTCAACAGTACGGCGAATGCGGCCGCGCGGTTTCGGAACTGTTTCCAGAAACGGCACGTCACGTCGACGACCTTTGTTTCTTACACGGAATGCACACCGACGGAGTCGCACACGGCCCGGCGACGCTGTTTTTGCATTGTGGCTCGACCAACTTTATCCGTCCCTCGGTCGGGTCCTGGATCTACTACGGATTAGGAGCCGAAAACCAAGACTTGCCAGGTTTTGTCACCATCAGCCCTTCGATCGGTAACGGCGGACCGCGAAACTACGGCAGCGCCTTCTTACCGGCTCGGTACCAAGGTACACCGATCGGTTCGGCCGGCAAATCAACTCTGGAGTTGGCAAACCTGACGCGGCAAGATTCGAACCTGCAACGTCAGCAAGAACAATTGCAACTCATCGAACGGCTCAACGAACAACAAGCACTCCGCCGCGGCGCCGAGAACAGCGAATTCGAGGCGATCGCCGAGTCCTACCGTCTCGCGTGGCGAATGCAGCGAGTCGGCCCAGAAATTTTAGACCTCAACACCGAATCCAAAGAAACACTCGCCGAGTACGGAATCGATCAACCCGAGACTCGCGGCTACGGCGAAAAATGTCTTCTAGCGAGACGGTTATGCGAAGCCGGGGTGCGATTTATCCAAGTCAACTATGGCGACAATTCGGCTAACCCGGCGTGGGATCAACACTCGAACCTGCCCAAGCACGCCGAACACGCCAGAGCAGTCGATCGTCCGATCGCGGCGCTGTTGGCCGACCTCAAGCGACGTGGATTGCTCGAAGACACGATCGTCTGGTGGGGCGGCGAATTCGGCCGAACGCCGTACTCGCAAAGCAACGGCACCGGACGTGATCACAACCCAGGCGGCTTTACCGTCTGGCTCGCCGGCGGTGGCTTCCGACCGGGCATCGCATACGGTTCGACCGACGAGTTCGGGTTCGCCAGCGTGCAAGGCAAAGTCCACATGCACGACCTGCATGCAACGTTACTGCATCAGCTAGGCTTGGACCACGAGCAATTGACCTACCGCCACGCCGGCCGAGACTTTCGCTTGACCGACGTTTACGGACGCGTGATCAGTGACGTGCTGGCCTAA
- a CDS encoding DUF1553 domain-containing protein — translation MLLTFHSTFRSIPSAIMIAMFLGNAICEHLTIVSAASPQGIAFFESKIRPALIEHCLDCHSHDSDVSGNLSLDSRQDWEQGGDLGPAIASEAPDASLLIKAIEYDDPDLQMPPEGKLDDATIEAFRHWISIGAPDPRKPQQPSPDTEQTTALTVEQAQNHWSYRPIDHNLVTPRLHGSESGSIVDAWIDKSIQSAGLEASPPATRRVLARRLSLDLCGLPPTKAMVDAFVADRSDDAYARYVDRLLSSPAYGEHIARRWMDVVRYAESITLRGFILPEAWRYRDYLIESFNDDRPFDQMIRDQISGDLRPVEDLRETQRRAIATGFLAMGNSNLEDQDKTKLEFDHLDEQIETIGRAFLAQTIGCARCHDHKFDPIPTRDYYALAGIFRSTTPLKHANLSKWIEKPLPLTEKQEDHYRELQRDLEDVAARIKSIDKRIGGDTKGSAKAIAVDSVAGVVVDDADATYVGQWKTSDFVKPFVGQGYQHTGIERQEKKSATFDPESLETGDYEVRIAYSHHANRATNATVTVFSANESKVISVNQRRVPSVDGVWHSLGTYPFEKGGQAFVIVSNDGADGIVIVDAVQFLPVAQSDQIPSGQVNETQTAELEQRRELQKQRSTLVTRQKRLQSELAARPKYLTISESEPQVETNIRVRGNPHQLGDRVPRGFLAAVGPAQEYANQIDSSSSGRRELADWIADRRNPLTARVYVNRVWSWMMGEGLVPTENNFGTTGRQPSHPELLDQLAIELVNNQWSTKHLIRLIVNSDAYRRSIDDDAQSRSLDPENRHYAFGRLKRLPVESVRDAMLFVSGELQRDRFGSTIRPGTKSDYDYEHRSNRRSIYQPVFRNSLPALFEDFDFADSSISVGQRSRSTIVSQSLAMMNDPWVIRRCEQAAHRLMANDESAGNQLISELYHLCFARPPSDRERALCLRFLERHGNDSIHTRVADLIQSLFASTDFRYLE, via the coding sequence ATGCTACTCACGTTCCACTCGACATTTCGATCGATCCCATCCGCGATCATGATCGCAATGTTTTTAGGAAACGCGATTTGTGAGCACCTGACGATCGTGTCGGCCGCTTCGCCTCAGGGAATCGCATTTTTTGAATCGAAGATTCGTCCCGCCTTGATCGAACACTGCCTCGATTGTCACTCGCATGACTCTGATGTTAGCGGCAACCTGTCGCTTGATTCTCGTCAAGACTGGGAACAAGGTGGTGACCTTGGCCCCGCGATCGCGTCAGAGGCCCCCGATGCGAGCTTGCTGATCAAAGCCATCGAGTACGACGATCCGGATTTGCAAATGCCCCCCGAAGGCAAGCTGGACGACGCGACGATTGAAGCGTTCCGGCACTGGATCTCGATCGGTGCTCCCGACCCGCGCAAACCCCAACAACCGTCACCAGATACCGAACAGACGACCGCCCTGACGGTCGAACAAGCTCAGAATCATTGGTCCTATCGCCCGATCGATCACAACTTAGTGACGCCCCGTCTCCACGGATCCGAAAGCGGTTCGATCGTCGATGCTTGGATTGACAAAAGCATCCAGTCCGCCGGGCTTGAGGCATCGCCGCCTGCCACGCGTCGGGTGCTTGCTCGACGCTTATCGCTAGACCTCTGTGGATTGCCTCCTACCAAGGCAATGGTCGACGCGTTCGTCGCCGACCGGTCTGACGACGCCTATGCGAGATATGTCGATCGTTTGTTGAGCTCACCTGCGTATGGCGAACACATTGCCCGGCGTTGGATGGACGTCGTTCGTTATGCCGAGTCGATCACGCTGCGCGGATTCATCTTGCCAGAAGCATGGCGTTACCGAGACTACCTGATCGAATCATTCAACGACGATCGCCCTTTCGACCAGATGATCCGCGACCAAATTTCCGGTGACCTGCGACCGGTCGAAGACCTTCGCGAAACGCAACGACGCGCGATCGCGACCGGCTTTCTGGCGATGGGCAATTCCAACCTCGAAGATCAAGACAAAACGAAACTGGAGTTCGATCACCTTGATGAACAAATTGAAACGATCGGACGAGCCTTCCTGGCGCAAACGATCGGCTGTGCCCGATGCCATGATCATAAGTTCGACCCCATTCCGACTCGTGATTATTACGCGTTGGCCGGGATCTTTCGATCAACGACGCCATTAAAACATGCCAACCTGTCGAAATGGATCGAGAAACCCCTGCCGCTTACGGAAAAACAAGAGGACCACTACCGCGAATTGCAACGCGATCTGGAGGATGTCGCCGCACGAATTAAATCGATCGATAAACGTATCGGCGGTGATACGAAAGGCAGCGCCAAAGCGATCGCAGTTGATTCTGTTGCCGGTGTTGTGGTGGACGATGCCGATGCCACTTATGTGGGACAATGGAAAACGAGCGATTTCGTCAAACCATTTGTCGGTCAAGGCTATCAACACACCGGGATCGAACGCCAGGAAAAAAAATCGGCGACGTTTGATCCGGAATCACTCGAAACCGGTGACTATGAAGTCCGTATTGCTTATAGCCATCACGCCAATCGTGCGACGAATGCCACGGTCACTGTTTTTAGTGCGAACGAGTCCAAGGTAATCTCTGTCAATCAACGCAGGGTACCAAGCGTCGACGGCGTCTGGCATTCTCTGGGAACCTATCCTTTTGAAAAAGGTGGTCAAGCGTTCGTCATCGTGTCAAACGACGGTGCCGACGGAATCGTGATCGTCGATGCTGTTCAATTTTTGCCCGTCGCCCAATCCGATCAAATTCCGAGCGGCCAGGTCAACGAAACCCAAACCGCGGAGCTGGAACAACGACGGGAACTACAGAAGCAACGATCGACGCTGGTCACCCGGCAAAAACGACTTCAATCGGAACTAGCAGCCCGCCCGAAATATTTGACGATTTCCGAAAGCGAACCCCAGGTGGAAACCAACATACGAGTCCGAGGCAATCCGCATCAGCTAGGCGATCGAGTGCCACGCGGTTTTTTGGCCGCGGTCGGACCGGCCCAGGAGTACGCCAATCAGATTGATTCGTCCTCAAGCGGACGACGCGAACTAGCCGACTGGATCGCCGATCGACGAAACCCACTGACCGCACGCGTCTACGTCAATCGGGTCTGGTCATGGATGATGGGCGAGGGTTTGGTACCGACCGAAAATAATTTCGGGACGACCGGACGGCAGCCTTCACACCCGGAGCTTCTCGATCAGTTAGCGATCGAACTGGTCAACAATCAATGGTCGACCAAACATCTCATTCGCTTGATCGTCAACAGCGATGCCTATCGTCGATCGATTGATGACGATGCGCAATCACGCTCGCTTGACCCTGAAAACCGCCACTATGCCTTTGGCCGACTCAAACGCTTGCCGGTCGAATCGGTTCGCGATGCAATGTTATTCGTTAGCGGTGAATTGCAACGAGATCGATTTGGTTCAACGATCCGCCCGGGGACGAAGTCCGACTACGACTACGAACATCGCTCCAACCGCAGGAGTATTTATCAGCCGGTGTTTCGCAATTCGCTGCCAGCCCTGTTCGAAGATTTTGACTTCGCCGACTCAAGCATCTCGGTCGGACAACGTTCGCGCAGCACGATTGTTTCACAGTCGCTGGCGATGATGAATGATCCCTGGGTGATCCGTCGCTGCGAGCAAGCGGCACATCGACTGATGGCCAACGACGAATCGGCCGGCAACCAACTGATCAGTGAACTTTACCACCTCTGTTTTGCTCGTCCGCCGAGTGATCGTGAGCGTGCGTTGTGTTTGAGGTTTCTTGAACGGCACGGCAACGATTCGATACACACTCGCGTCGCGGATTTAATTCAATCGCTTTTCGCGTCCACCGACTTTCGATACCTGGAATAA
- a CDS encoding DEAD/DEAH box helicase yields the protein MMLSEAVQDQFHNVDRLAGISIKMLESVSIEQAGTEGVLACVGGRSPHAVLLDFTELAEGWLGGYCTCEAFKSGSNCKHLWALMTKVDLLYESPFGDVLTTDLLIDSIEPDQWSCGRPLRKLFGSQSNGSMRANGVLTKPDATHSDWQQQLQRVSPQSHHSDENALGLPEAFVPASFQAKQTWFVLSTSDPINQDSLRLTAMISTRKNDGDWSRPMGRAMTIEHLAELPDPAERRVFEMLTPIEEEQRYYRYSYQPAEYRQFSVSPNSLCETLTSLFHTGRFAWKLGDSKTIFEDGRPISHLAVDASSKLRIAVRRDPDVESQIIIKPELVVPEFGLFSTRDVIWSSTIGCLLLSLQHHDADQNCSEVSETAVGDGQTDDRELGDQFATCLATLSPDSIDLLKSWGASKAIVAPREDLEDVIQVLSQRFINIDLDLDPEFGIETVQPTPKPMCALTQLEHRSSSYRVSFKASYPDRELLFDAATQWWYEAEEKRLIRRNVAAEQELISKIDFDQLPLRFDDGYQSNVTLAPSDFLRFVETMQNAGWEINAQGAPLRQASNFRASVTTSDVDWFDLDGEVEFNEQSVALPTLLQAIGNGQQTIQLDDGSVGMIPIQWLSKFGGIEKSAESIDDKLRFHRSQGLMLDLLLSEVEDVDFDRNYLKFLKQIKSFTGIKAANSVKSFRGDLREYQRLGLGWLKFLNQLGCGGCLADDMGLGKTIQVLAMLESRRKRRTGKDEIRKPSIVVVPKSLVFNWIEETQKFAPKLIIRNHTGPERKLDWDAFLANPQSADVVLTTYQTMRIDIEKLRQLDFDYAILDEAQAIKNPKSQVAKASRILRAEHRLAMTGTPVENHLGDLWSIFDFLNPGMLGRTPTTRQLPDMQDDSEREQVRLISQSLRPFILRRTKSEVLTELPEKIEQTLACSMSPKHQKLYNELRDHFRMMLSQKVEEVGLKKAKIHVLAALMRLRQAACDPRLVDPNSKVRGSKVEELIERLDELMQEGRKTLVFSQFTSLLHLVKKDLRAKGWDYEYLDGQTTNREAKVKRFQSDDDCKLFLISLKAGGTGLNLTSAESVFILDPWWNPATEAQAIDRAHRMGQTRCVNAYRMICKDTIEEKIIELQRSKQQLADAIIGEDKSLISQLTADDLHALLV from the coding sequence ATGATGTTGTCCGAAGCTGTCCAAGATCAATTCCATAATGTGGACCGGCTAGCGGGCATCAGTATCAAAATGCTCGAAAGTGTCTCCATCGAACAAGCCGGAACGGAAGGGGTGTTGGCGTGCGTCGGAGGCCGGTCACCTCACGCCGTACTCCTCGATTTTACGGAGCTTGCCGAGGGTTGGCTGGGGGGCTATTGCACTTGCGAAGCGTTCAAGAGCGGCAGCAATTGCAAGCACCTTTGGGCGCTGATGACCAAGGTGGACTTACTGTACGAGTCTCCGTTCGGTGACGTCTTAACGACGGATTTGTTGATCGATTCGATCGAGCCAGATCAGTGGTCTTGTGGAAGACCACTAAGGAAACTCTTCGGTAGTCAATCAAACGGATCGATGCGCGCCAATGGTGTTCTGACCAAGCCGGATGCCACGCATTCAGATTGGCAACAGCAATTGCAACGTGTGAGCCCTCAGTCGCATCATTCGGACGAAAATGCGCTCGGGCTTCCCGAAGCGTTCGTCCCCGCATCGTTTCAGGCCAAGCAGACCTGGTTTGTGCTCTCGACCAGTGATCCGATCAATCAAGATTCGCTGCGTTTGACCGCAATGATCAGTACGCGAAAGAACGATGGTGATTGGAGTCGACCGATGGGACGGGCGATGACAATCGAGCATTTGGCAGAGTTGCCAGATCCCGCGGAGCGACGCGTCTTCGAAATGCTGACTCCGATCGAAGAAGAACAAAGGTACTATCGCTATTCCTATCAGCCAGCGGAGTACCGTCAATTCTCGGTGTCACCAAACAGCCTGTGTGAAACATTAACCTCACTGTTTCATACCGGTCGCTTCGCGTGGAAGCTTGGTGATTCGAAAACGATTTTTGAAGACGGCCGACCAATTTCGCATTTGGCTGTTGATGCTTCATCCAAACTTCGTATCGCAGTTCGGCGCGATCCCGATGTCGAATCACAGATCATCATCAAGCCTGAATTAGTGGTTCCAGAGTTCGGTCTTTTTTCGACTCGCGATGTTATCTGGAGTTCAACGATCGGATGTCTATTGTTGTCATTGCAGCACCACGATGCCGACCAGAACTGCTCTGAAGTCTCGGAAACTGCGGTCGGCGATGGACAGACTGATGATCGCGAATTGGGCGACCAGTTCGCGACATGTTTGGCGACGCTCAGCCCCGATTCGATCGACCTGCTCAAGTCGTGGGGAGCTTCCAAGGCAATCGTCGCACCCAGGGAGGACCTCGAGGACGTGATCCAGGTCCTCTCGCAACGCTTCATCAACATCGATTTGGATCTCGATCCAGAGTTTGGCATCGAAACAGTCCAGCCTACGCCGAAGCCGATGTGTGCGTTGACCCAGCTTGAGCATCGGTCCAGCAGTTATCGCGTTTCTTTTAAAGCATCCTACCCGGATCGCGAACTGCTCTTCGATGCGGCGACTCAATGGTGGTATGAGGCCGAAGAAAAACGCTTGATTCGCCGTAACGTAGCCGCCGAACAAGAGCTGATTTCGAAAATTGACTTCGATCAGTTGCCCTTGCGGTTTGACGATGGTTACCAATCGAATGTCACGCTTGCACCCAGCGATTTCTTGCGCTTCGTTGAAACGATGCAGAACGCGGGATGGGAAATTAATGCTCAGGGCGCCCCGCTGCGGCAAGCATCAAACTTTCGGGCGAGCGTGACTACCAGTGACGTTGATTGGTTTGATTTAGACGGCGAGGTGGAGTTCAACGAACAGAGCGTTGCCTTGCCGACGCTTTTGCAAGCGATCGGTAATGGCCAACAAACGATCCAGCTAGATGATGGTTCGGTCGGAATGATCCCGATCCAATGGTTGTCCAAGTTCGGTGGGATAGAAAAGTCAGCCGAATCGATCGACGACAAATTGCGTTTCCATCGATCACAAGGGTTGATGTTGGACCTGCTGCTGTCTGAAGTCGAAGACGTCGACTTCGATCGGAACTATTTGAAGTTTCTCAAACAGATCAAGTCCTTCACCGGGATCAAAGCTGCCAACTCGGTTAAAAGCTTTCGCGGTGACTTGCGCGAGTATCAACGTCTTGGGCTCGGTTGGCTAAAGTTCTTGAACCAACTCGGTTGCGGCGGATGCCTGGCAGATGATATGGGCCTGGGGAAAACGATCCAGGTCCTCGCAATGTTGGAGTCACGTCGCAAGCGACGCACAGGCAAGGACGAGATCCGCAAACCGTCGATCGTCGTTGTCCCCAAAAGTTTGGTGTTCAATTGGATCGAGGAAACGCAGAAGTTCGCGCCGAAGTTAATTATCCGCAATCATACCGGTCCGGAACGGAAGCTTGACTGGGACGCGTTTCTCGCTAACCCACAGTCGGCCGATGTTGTGCTGACGACGTATCAAACGATGCGGATCGACATCGAAAAATTGCGTCAGTTAGATTTCGACTACGCGATCCTCGATGAAGCGCAAGCAATCAAAAACCCTAAAAGTCAGGTCGCAAAGGCGTCGCGGATTTTGCGGGCAGAGCACCGATTGGCAATGACGGGAACACCGGTCGAGAATCATCTCGGTGACTTGTGGTCAATCTTCGATTTTCTTAACCCTGGCATGCTCGGGCGAACGCCGACGACTCGGCAGTTGCCGGACATGCAGGACGATTCGGAGCGCGAACAGGTGCGTCTGATCAGTCAATCGCTACGGCCATTCATTCTTCGCCGCACCAAGTCGGAGGTGCTGACAGAATTGCCTGAAAAGATCGAACAAACGTTGGCTTGTTCGATGAGCCCGAAGCACCAAAAGCTCTACAACGAACTACGTGACCACTTCCGCATGATGCTCAGTCAGAAGGTCGAAGAGGTCGGATTGAAAAAGGCCAAAATTCACGTGTTGGCCGCATTGATGCGTTTGCGTCAAGCGGCGTGCGATCCTCGATTGGTTGATCCAAATTCTAAGGTGCGCGGTTCTAAAGTCGAAGAGCTGATCGAACGACTCGACGAGTTGATGCAGGAAGGACGTAAAACGCTCGTCTTCTCTCAGTTCACGTCATTACTGCACCTCGTCAAGAAAGACCTGCGGGCAAAAGGATGGGACTATGAATATCTTGACGGTCAGACGACCAACCGCGAAGCAAAAGTGAAACGTTTCCAATCCGATGACGATTGCAAGCTGTTTTTGATCAGCTTGAAAGCCGGCGGAACAGGACTGAACCTGACGTCTGCGGAATCCGTCTTTATTCTTGACCCTTGGTGGAACCCGGCGACCGAAGCGCAAGCGATCGACCGGGCCCATCGCATGGGGCAAACCCGCTGCGTGAACGCCTATCGAATGATCTGCAAAGACACGATCGAGGAAAAAATCATCGAACTGCAACGGAGCAAACAGCAACTTGCCGACGCCATCATCGGTGAGGACAAGAGTCTGATCAGTCAACTGACGGCAGACGACTTGCACGCCCTGTTGGTATAA